In the Ostrinia nubilalis chromosome 7, ilOstNubi1.1, whole genome shotgun sequence genome, one interval contains:
- the LOC135073116 gene encoding uncharacterized protein LOC135073116 — MRVIFLTFMFFVFSNFGLVYGDVVWNFGRETRDSYVIGREVGQIHFFEKTKRIPLNIPPCHEVTAVRVAVDNDVSTPTVTYARDTLTVTVAYTLLQVSSSTFDVATKGRQIPGCTAHQQLSQPVFWDDY; from the exons ATGCGGGTCATATTTTTGACTTtcatgttttttgtattttctaaTTTCGGCCTTGTTTACGGGGATGTAGTTTGGAATTTCGGTAGAGAAACTCGGGACAGCTATGTCATTGGACGCGAAGTTggacaaatacatttttttgaaaagaCCAAACGGATTCCCTTGAAC ATACCGCCTTGCCACGAAGTGACGGCGGTGCGAGTGGCGGTGGACAACGACGTGTCGACGCCCACCGTGACGTACGCCAGAGACACCCTCACCGTCACCGTCGCCTACACCCTGCTGCAGGTCAGCAGCTCCACCTTCGACGTCGCCACCAAGGGCCGCCAGATCCCCGGCTGCACGGCGCACCAACAATTAAGCCAACCTGTGTTTTGGGACGACTATTAA
- the LOC135073115 gene encoding CD63 antigen-like: protein MRSSGLVLFTCAGLLLSGGAILGGSTAWSLLRISYYFWTTDLGVELGSSVLFVVGALLCLPACWLCTIVPYHPKGLTLMATLMTLVTVAMLMLSLGLSSVAGLSRAVREPAALNSSMLRAMSRDAHDPAVKSSFAAMQMELRCCGVVSYTDWYQHRRALPPSCCGRVWNGKRGDQCNVPLHVTGCLRPALIELRSYVNALSALASAIIMVLGVTLFTTAYAVVCSVVEREPRHKPQPLRIACLTPGACLAAAPAAAHVFAPPM, encoded by the exons ATGAGAAGCAGTGGCTTAGTATTGTTTACGTGTGCTGGGCTGTTGCTC agTGGTGGGGCGATCCTGGGCGGGTCGACGGCATGGAGCCTGTTGCGCATCTCTTACTACTTCTGGACGACTGACCTGGGCGTGGAGCTGGGGTCTAGCGTGCTGTTCGTGGTGGGGGCACTGCTGTGCCTGCCCGCCTGCTGGCTCTGCACCATCGTGCCCTACCACCCTAAGGGGCTCACGCTCATGGCCACG CTGATGACCCTGGTGACGGTGGCGATGCTTATGCTCTCACTGGGGCTGTCGTCTGTAGCGGGCTTGTCGCGCGCAGTGCGTGAGCCGGCGGCACTCAACTCTAGCATGCTGCGGGCTATGTCGAGAGACGCACACGACCCCGCTGTGAAGAGCTCCTTCGCTGCTATGCAGATGGAG TTGCGGTGCTGCGGAGTGGTGTCGTACACTGATTGGTACCAGCACCGCCGGGCGCTGCCACCGTCCTGCTGCGGCCGCGTATGGAATGGAAAG cgTGGAGATCAGTGTAATGTTCCCTTGCATGTGACGGGCTGCCTTAGACCCGCACTTATCGAGCTTCGTAGCTATGTCAACGCGCTCTCTGCCCTGGCTTCTGCCATCATCATGGTTTTG GGCGTGACTCTGTTTACGACGGCGTACGCAGTGGTGTGCAGCGTGGTGGAGCGCGAGCCGCGGCACAAGCCGCAGCCGCTGCGCATCGCGTGCCTGACGCCCGGCGCGTGcctcgccgccgcgcccgccgccgcccacgTGTTCGCGCCGCCCATGTGA